A single region of the Deefgea piscis genome encodes:
- the galU gene encoding UTP--glucose-1-phosphate uridylyltransferase GalU — protein sequence MQKIRKAVFPVAGMGTRFLPATKASPKEMMSIVDKPLIQYAVEEALAAGITEMIFITGRHKRSIEDHFDKAGELEADLEAKQKTKLLEILRGIIPKSVTCIYIRQPEALGLGHAVLCAKPVVGDEPFAVILADDLIDGNGVSEMKRMVDVFDDTHCSVLGVEKVAMEETGSYGIVEVSEHAGRLRIGNIVEKPKPEEAPSNLAVVGRYILTPRIFHHLQHVQPGKGGEIQLTDGIFALMQEQHILAHKLEGTRYDCGSKIGFLKATVELGMKHHEVGEEFTAYLKDFCQAK from the coding sequence ATGCAAAAAATCCGCAAAGCCGTATTCCCTGTCGCCGGCATGGGTACGCGTTTCTTGCCAGCTACTAAGGCTAGCCCCAAAGAAATGATGTCAATCGTTGATAAACCGCTGATTCAATACGCGGTAGAAGAGGCGTTGGCTGCGGGCATTACCGAAATGATTTTTATCACGGGTCGACATAAACGCAGTATTGAAGACCACTTTGACAAAGCCGGTGAACTAGAGGCGGATTTAGAGGCTAAGCAAAAAACCAAATTGCTCGAAATCTTGCGCGGAATTATTCCTAAATCAGTGACGTGTATTTATATTCGCCAGCCCGAAGCCTTGGGTTTGGGGCATGCGGTATTGTGCGCCAAGCCAGTGGTGGGTGATGAGCCGTTCGCGGTGATTTTGGCCGACGATTTGATCGACGGCAATGGCGTCTCAGAAATGAAGCGCATGGTCGACGTATTTGACGATACCCATTGCTCGGTACTCGGGGTTGAAAAAGTAGCGATGGAAGAAACCGGCAGCTACGGCATTGTTGAAGTGTCTGAGCACGCTGGTCGCTTGCGCATTGGCAATATCGTTGAAAAACCAAAACCGGAAGAAGCACCCTCAAATTTGGCCGTTGTTGGCCGATATATCCTTACCCCGCGGATTTTTCATCACTTGCAGCACGTGCAGCCGGGTAAAGGTGGTGAAATCCAGCTCACCGACGGCATTTTTGCCTTAATGCAAGAGCAACACATCCTCGCCCATAAACTCGAAGGCACCCGCTACGACTGCGGCAGCAAAATCGGCTTCTTGAAAGCCACAGTTGAGTTGGGTATGAAACACCACGAAGTGGGGGAGGAATTTACGGCGTATTTGAAAGATTTTTGCCAAGCAAAGTAA
- the ligA gene encoding NAD-dependent DNA ligase LigA, whose amino-acid sequence MLETAQRAEQLREELNRYAYEYYVLDQPTVPDAEYDRLFQALQALEVAHPELKTADSPTQRVGGAILPQFLPVTHVIPMLSIRTETDVTAQGALAFDASVRKELDLGASAPEIEYAAELKFDGLAISLRYEDGVLVQAATRGDGATGEDVTQNIRTIKQIPLRLRASQGVEAAPHWPKVLEVRGEVYMRRDDFEKLNARQRELGEKTFVNPRNTAAGAVRQLDPKIAAERPLSFYGYGLGAIEGWDLQPNTHSGVLDALAEFGFPVCEIREVVQGGQGLVVYHQRVAQLRDTLPFDIDGVVYKVNSLALQRQLGFRTREPRWAVAHKYPAQEALTVVEAIDVQVGRTGALTPVARLAPVFVGGVTVTNATLHNQDEIDRKDVRIGDTVIVRRAGDVIPEVVSVVIDRRPMVEVSGTDLFDRELAAQYPAYRLPEQCPVCGSHAVREEGEAVTRCTGGLICAAQRKEAVRHFASRRMMDIDGLGERYIDNLVDLGYVTSLADLYRLTLDDFLAMKRRADERDGVTPESVKAGQVTSKWAENLLAGIEASKRPPLARFIFALGIRHVGESTAKTLADWLGSLARIRHAPAPLLRVLPDIGSTVAAALAEFLTEPHNQQVIDDFLALGVAPQGEHAPHPALREKLTPGAMLAALEIPKLTAARCNALARSFTNLADLHGFSLGRLQDAGLPLDLAQSLLAWLATPAAQVLAQLDTVRAELLAALPAADAVTQGVLSGKTLVLTGTLPTLSRDEAKAMVEAAGGKVSGSVSKKTDYVVAGEAAGSKLQKAEELGVAVLSEADLIEMLS is encoded by the coding sequence ATGCTTGAAACTGCACAGCGCGCCGAGCAATTGCGCGAAGAACTCAACCGGTATGCGTATGAATACTATGTGCTCGATCAGCCAACGGTGCCGGATGCCGAGTACGACCGTTTGTTTCAGGCTTTGCAGGCGCTAGAAGTCGCGCATCCTGAATTAAAAACCGCCGACTCACCCACGCAGCGCGTTGGTGGCGCAATCTTGCCGCAGTTTTTGCCGGTAACGCATGTGATACCGATGCTGTCGATTCGCACCGAAACCGATGTCACGGCGCAAGGCGCGTTGGCGTTTGACGCCAGTGTGCGTAAAGAGTTGGATTTAGGGGCGAGTGCACCCGAAATTGAATACGCTGCTGAATTAAAGTTTGACGGTTTGGCGATTAGTTTGCGCTATGAAGACGGCGTTTTGGTGCAGGCCGCAACCCGTGGCGACGGCGCAACGGGTGAGGATGTGACGCAAAATATTCGCACGATTAAGCAAATCCCATTGCGCCTGCGCGCCAGTCAAGGCGTAGAGGCTGCACCGCACTGGCCCAAAGTGCTCGAAGTGCGCGGCGAAGTGTATATGCGGCGCGATGATTTTGAAAAACTCAATGCGCGCCAGCGCGAGTTGGGCGAAAAAACCTTTGTTAATCCACGCAATACCGCCGCCGGTGCGGTGCGCCAGTTAGACCCTAAAATTGCCGCCGAGCGGCCTTTATCGTTTTATGGGTATGGGCTGGGGGCGATTGAGGGCTGGGATCTGCAGCCTAATACCCATAGTGGGGTGCTGGATGCTTTGGCGGAATTTGGCTTTCCGGTGTGCGAGATTCGTGAAGTAGTGCAAGGCGGCCAAGGTTTGGTGGTCTACCATCAGCGCGTAGCGCAACTGCGCGACACGCTGCCGTTTGATATCGACGGTGTGGTTTACAAAGTCAATTCATTAGCGCTGCAGCGCCAGCTGGGCTTTCGCACCCGCGAGCCACGTTGGGCGGTGGCGCATAAATACCCAGCGCAAGAAGCGCTCACCGTCGTCGAAGCGATTGATGTGCAAGTGGGCCGTACTGGCGCTTTAACGCCAGTAGCGCGCTTGGCACCGGTGTTTGTTGGCGGTGTCACCGTCACCAATGCCACGCTGCACAATCAAGATGAAATCGATCGCAAAGACGTTCGCATCGGTGACACTGTCATCGTGCGCCGTGCCGGTGATGTAATTCCAGAGGTGGTGTCGGTGGTGATCGATCGCCGACCGATGGTCGAGGTATCTGGCACTGATTTATTTGATAGAGAGCTTGCAGCACAATACCCCGCCTATCGACTGCCCGAGCAATGCCCGGTTTGTGGTTCACACGCGGTGCGCGAAGAAGGCGAGGCGGTTACGCGCTGCACTGGCGGGCTGATTTGTGCGGCACAGCGTAAAGAAGCGGTACGGCATTTTGCTTCGCGTCGCATGATGGATATCGACGGTCTTGGCGAGCGGTATATCGATAATTTGGTGGATTTGGGTTATGTCACGAGCTTAGCCGATTTGTATCGTTTAACGCTGGACGACTTTTTGGCGATGAAGCGCCGCGCCGATGAGCGCGATGGCGTAACGCCAGAAAGCGTTAAAGCTGGGCAAGTCACCAGTAAGTGGGCCGAGAATTTATTGGCAGGGATAGAAGCCAGTAAGCGCCCGCCGTTGGCGCGATTTATTTTTGCGCTGGGTATTCGCCATGTGGGTGAGTCCACCGCCAAAACGCTGGCCGATTGGTTGGGTAGCCTAGCGCGAATTCGCCATGCTCCTGCGCCTTTGCTGCGCGTATTGCCCGATATTGGCAGCACAGTGGCTGCTGCATTGGCCGAATTTTTGACCGAGCCGCATAACCAGCAAGTGATTGATGACTTTTTGGCTTTGGGGGTCGCGCCGCAGGGCGAGCATGCACCGCATCCAGCTTTGCGCGAAAAACTCACGCCTGGTGCAATGTTGGCGGCATTGGAAATTCCTAAATTAACCGCAGCGCGCTGTAATGCGCTGGCTCGATCGTTCACCAACTTGGCCGATTTGCACGGATTTAGCCTTGGTCGATTGCAAGACGCAGGCCTGCCGCTGGATCTGGCCCAGTCTTTATTGGCTTGGCTGGCAACGCCTGCGGCGCAAGTGTTGGCACAGCTCGATACCGTGCGTGCCGAATTATTGGCTGCGCTGCCTGCGGCGGATGCCGTGACGCAAGGCGTGTTAAGCGGAAAAACGCTGGTGCTTACCGGCACATTGCCGACATTAAGTCGCGATGAAGCTAAAGCGATGGTTGAAGCTGCTGGTGGCAAAGTCTCGGGTAGTGTCTCGAAAAAAACCGACTATGTCGTAGCAGGTGAAGCGGCGGGAAGTAAATTGCAAAAGGCTGAGGAATTGGGCGTGGCGGTGTTGAGTGAGGCCGATTTGATTGAGATGTTGAGCTAG
- the smc gene encoding chromosome segregation protein SMC translates to MRLTHIKLSGFKSFVDPTAIPVPGQLVAVCGPNGCGKSNVIDAVRWVLGESSAKQLRGESMQDVIFNGSTTRKAVSRAAVELVFDNSAGLLTGAWQAYAEISIKRVLTRQGDSSYFINQQAVRRRDITELFMGTGVGKSGYAIIEQGMINRIIEAKPDELRQYLEEAAGVSKYKERRRETESRIADTRDNLARVADIQLELQRQIDTLSRQAGVAQQYQTLSQQISQAEQLQALQRKIDAAVAADAAHLALLQAQTQLEAALAQVTAAEAQLECLRESHFIASDVLQAAQADLYAANAEVARIEQTLLHLKQSRERLAQQIAQCERDEQAQQQSASDIQSALLQCTDQQEDLQLASEAAAMALAEASLSLPDQEQERHYAEQTWQALKEQLSAEHSAQQLQLQERQFVQRQIGQLNTQQQQLQAELNQLAPVAVTEDLPEQIDEYRYQLAELELTLAEQAQSRLALDAELAQQHSTAQQLQDDVTQLAAREQALREVLTVATSAALSPWLAQSQLQDAPQLSELLRVAAGWELAVEAVLGQKMQGILGDVDCAPPSALFVLSPAPVTGPVHPQSLWQHVANSDARLHAGLQALLGTVLCVEHTAQLWTQQSDIPEGYSWVSIDGHIATRYTLDFFAGQSADAGRLARQAELRKVSAALDTAQQAQQNHAPILAQTQLEHAALLQAQQQSQAQYAQRAQTLPALESEWRRQQEQQAQRQLRLDHVQQTLAQISQQLSEENVQSVALDAELERLAASLLQLQTQEQQARASKEGFQASQSQHSLQLRELERSAQSAQFAVVNMAQQIRGLQQRQIDLDRQREQQNQRKQALEQEAQTLQVDEIDAQFQVLLARRAAQEQVLTQAKEALNQHATTLREQESIKQIAEKAAATQRDALEQMRLTEQETRLNLARYADEMQALAVDEAALQPLLGRSVKAYAAEITRLNGQLSQLGPVNLAAMQELAANEERQSYLAEQSSDLEQAMATLSAAITRIDKETRSLLQSTYDSVNANLQELFPALFGGGHAELTLTGGEILDSGMSLMAQPPGKKNATIHLLSGGEKALTALSLVFSLFKLNPAPFCLLDEVDAPLDDANTLRFCELVKKMALHTQFLYISHNKLTMEMAQQLVGVTMQEQGVSRIVAVDIEAALKMREPEFN, encoded by the coding sequence GTGCGCCTGACTCATATTAAATTATCTGGTTTTAAGTCCTTCGTTGATCCAACGGCAATCCCTGTTCCGGGGCAGTTGGTGGCGGTGTGTGGGCCCAATGGGTGCGGCAAATCCAATGTGATTGATGCCGTGCGCTGGGTGTTGGGCGAATCGTCCGCCAAGCAATTGCGCGGCGAATCGATGCAAGACGTGATTTTTAATGGCTCGACCACGCGTAAGGCAGTCAGTCGGGCGGCGGTGGAGTTGGTGTTTGATAATAGTGCCGGCCTGCTTACGGGGGCTTGGCAAGCGTATGCCGAAATCAGCATTAAGCGGGTACTGACTCGGCAAGGCGATTCATCGTATTTTATTAATCAGCAAGCGGTGCGCCGCCGCGATATTACCGAGCTTTTTATGGGCACCGGTGTGGGGAAGTCCGGTTACGCCATTATTGAGCAAGGAATGATTAACCGCATTATCGAGGCCAAGCCCGATGAATTGCGGCAATATCTAGAAGAAGCAGCCGGCGTTTCTAAATACAAAGAACGGCGCCGCGAGACCGAAAGTCGCATCGCCGACACGCGAGACAATTTAGCGCGGGTGGCCGATATTCAACTCGAGTTGCAACGGCAAATCGACACCTTGAGCCGCCAAGCTGGCGTTGCTCAGCAATATCAAACTTTAAGTCAACAAATATCGCAAGCGGAGCAACTGCAAGCTTTGCAAAGAAAAATCGACGCAGCGGTGGCAGCTGACGCCGCGCACTTGGCTTTGCTACAAGCGCAAACGCAATTAGAAGCCGCATTGGCGCAGGTGACTGCCGCTGAGGCGCAACTTGAATGCTTGCGTGAAAGTCATTTTATTGCCAGCGATGTATTGCAAGCGGCGCAGGCGGACCTATATGCCGCCAATGCCGAAGTGGCGCGAATCGAGCAAACCTTGCTGCATTTAAAGCAAAGTCGCGAGCGCTTGGCGCAGCAAATTGCGCAGTGCGAGCGTGATGAGCAAGCGCAGCAGCAATCGGCCAGCGATATTCAATCGGCTTTATTGCAATGCACTGATCAGCAAGAGGATTTGCAACTGGCATCTGAAGCTGCAGCTATGGCCTTGGCCGAGGCTAGTTTAAGCTTGCCAGATCAAGAGCAAGAGCGGCATTACGCCGAGCAAACGTGGCAAGCGCTTAAAGAGCAACTATCGGCGGAGCACAGCGCCCAGCAATTGCAGCTGCAAGAGCGGCAATTTGTACAGCGCCAGATTGGCCAGCTCAATACCCAACAGCAGCAGCTGCAAGCTGAATTAAATCAGTTGGCGCCGGTAGCGGTGACTGAAGATTTGCCCGAGCAAATTGACGAATATCGCTACCAGCTGGCCGAATTAGAATTAACCTTGGCCGAACAAGCCCAGTCGCGCTTGGCATTGGATGCAGAGTTGGCGCAGCAGCACAGTACGGCACAGCAGTTGCAAGACGATGTCACGCAACTGGCCGCCCGCGAGCAGGCTTTGCGTGAAGTGTTAACCGTCGCCACTAGCGCGGCGTTGTCGCCGTGGTTGGCGCAAAGTCAGTTGCAAGACGCGCCGCAGTTAAGTGAATTATTGCGAGTGGCTGCCGGTTGGGAGCTGGCCGTTGAAGCGGTATTGGGGCAAAAAATGCAAGGGATCTTAGGTGACGTTGATTGCGCGCCGCCAAGTGCCTTGTTTGTATTGAGCCCAGCGCCAGTGACGGGGCCAGTTCATCCGCAGAGTCTGTGGCAACATGTGGCAAACAGTGACGCGCGTTTGCATGCGGGCTTGCAAGCGCTGCTAGGTACGGTGCTGTGCGTTGAGCATACGGCGCAACTTTGGACGCAGCAATCAGACATTCCAGAAGGGTATAGCTGGGTGTCGATTGATGGCCATATCGCCACCCGATATACCCTTGATTTTTTTGCTGGTCAGTCGGCGGACGCAGGACGTTTGGCGCGGCAAGCTGAATTACGCAAAGTGTCCGCAGCGCTCGATACGGCGCAGCAAGCACAGCAAAACCATGCGCCGATATTGGCGCAAACGCAGCTTGAACATGCCGCCTTATTGCAAGCTCAACAGCAAAGCCAAGCGCAATACGCGCAACGCGCCCAAACCTTACCCGCATTAGAAAGTGAATGGCGTCGTCAGCAAGAACAGCAGGCGCAGCGGCAATTACGCCTTGATCACGTGCAACAAACTTTGGCGCAAATCAGCCAACAATTAAGCGAAGAAAATGTCCAGTCGGTAGCGCTAGATGCTGAGCTCGAACGCCTTGCCGCGTCTTTATTGCAATTGCAAACGCAAGAGCAGCAAGCCCGTGCGAGTAAGGAAGGATTTCAGGCGTCACAAAGCCAGCATAGTTTGCAGCTGCGTGAGCTAGAGCGCTCGGCACAAAGTGCGCAATTTGCCGTGGTGAATATGGCGCAGCAGATCCGTGGTTTGCAGCAGCGCCAAATCGACCTTGATCGACAGCGTGAGCAGCAAAATCAGCGTAAACAGGCACTAGAGCAAGAGGCGCAAACCCTTCAGGTTGATGAGATTGACGCACAATTTCAAGTCTTGCTCGCGCGGCGCGCAGCGCAAGAACAGGTATTAACACAGGCCAAAGAAGCACTCAATCAGCATGCGACGACCTTGCGTGAGCAAGAATCAATCAAGCAAATTGCCGAAAAAGCTGCCGCCACGCAGCGCGATGCCTTGGAGCAGATGCGCTTAACTGAGCAAGAAACCCGACTTAATTTGGCGCGCTATGCCGATGAAATGCAGGCTTTGGCGGTGGATGAAGCGGCGCTGCAACCATTATTGGGACGTAGCGTCAAAGCTTACGCGGCAGAAATTACTCGATTGAATGGACAATTGAGTCAGTTGGGCCCGGTGAATTTGGCAGCGATGCAAGAATTGGCCGCTAATGAAGAGCGGCAAAGCTATTTGGCCGAGCAGTCCAGTGATTTGGAGCAAGCAATGGCCACACTGAGCGCGGCGATTACTCGGATTGATAAAGAAACCCGCAGTCTATTGCAGTCGACTTACGACAGTGTGAATGCCAATTTACAAGAGTTATTCCCTGCGCTATTTGGTGGTGGTCATGCTGAGTTAACGTTGACAGGGGGTGAAATATTAGATTCGGGCATGAGTTTGATGGCGCAGCCACCGGGTAAGAAAAATGCAACCATTCACTTGTTGTCAGGTGGTGAAAAAGCACTGACAGCATTAAGTCTGGTATTCTCTCTATTCAAGCTCAATCCAGCGCCTTTTTGCCTATTAGATGAGGTCGATGCACCGCTGGATGATGCCAATACGCTACGTTTTTGCGAATTAGTGAAAAAAATGGCACTGCACACGCAATTTTTGTACATTAGCCACAATAAATTAACCATGGAAATGGCGCAGCAATTGGTCGGCGTGACGATGCAAGAGCAAGGGGTGTCGCGGATTGTGGCGGTAGATATTGAAGCTGCGCTAAAAATGCGTGAGCCTGAGTTCAATTAA
- a CDS encoding class I adenylate-forming enzyme family protein — protein sequence MMKNRYDFFSEIIENNKDQQFIQIDASKFITYSEFLDRAIRLLNYLVKQGVRYGDRVVVCLENRHEYLELIMALGLGGVVICPVDPSVNIGQLDKIKFLTKATMVINSYDQLAYSFDSTVPGCVYQGGVADPFLIVFSSGTTGAPKGVVQTLENFFGSAIAFAKCADFLPGKLTLHNWPMFYNAGLFNLFACPLVSGGRIKIGTRFSAKSIENFWNDVINFKPDYIYLSPTMASSLTKTFNFFKFDADLLKEVKVISTGSILYPSIKNEFLKKFGASLLPCFGVTELGGSFTIGSSESTSFSVGTVVDAVTVKVCSISDSELLVSSPYMALGYLNDCGGLDLFDRSVPFHTGDLARLENGELFISGRKKDSIKKGGELINLSEIEDLILSENLCDECLAVGRLDVFWGEVYDVFFIPKQNLRSNEVKDALIRLLNCNLSQIQRPSLISEVADIPKTSSGKPIKRLISYENIDADQFRN from the coding sequence ATGATGAAGAATAGGTACGATTTCTTTTCAGAAATAATTGAAAACAATAAAGATCAACAATTTATTCAAATTGATGCGTCTAAATTTATTACTTATAGTGAATTCTTAGATCGTGCAATTCGATTGTTGAATTATCTTGTAAAGCAAGGTGTTCGCTACGGTGATCGTGTCGTAGTTTGTCTTGAAAATAGGCATGAATATTTGGAGCTTATAATGGCTCTGGGTTTGGGGGGGGTAGTAATTTGCCCTGTGGATCCTAGTGTTAATATTGGGCAATTAGATAAGATTAAATTTTTGACTAAGGCAACGATGGTCATTAATTCATATGATCAGCTAGCTTATTCATTTGATTCAACAGTCCCAGGTTGTGTGTATCAAGGTGGAGTGGCTGACCCATTTTTAATTGTTTTTTCATCAGGAACAACAGGTGCTCCAAAGGGAGTCGTGCAAACATTGGAGAATTTTTTTGGCTCAGCAATCGCTTTTGCTAAATGCGCTGATTTTTTGCCAGGGAAACTAACGTTACACAATTGGCCGATGTTTTATAATGCGGGTTTGTTTAATTTATTTGCTTGCCCATTAGTTAGTGGGGGGCGAATAAAAATTGGAACTCGGTTCTCAGCAAAGAGTATTGAAAATTTTTGGAATGATGTTATTAATTTTAAACCTGATTATATTTATCTATCGCCAACAATGGCATCGTCACTAACAAAGACATTTAACTTTTTCAAATTTGATGCTGACTTATTAAAAGAAGTCAAGGTTATATCTACTGGTTCAATTTTATATCCTTCAATTAAAAATGAGTTTTTAAAAAAATTTGGAGCATCACTTCTTCCTTGTTTTGGAGTTACAGAGTTAGGCGGGTCATTTACAATTGGTTCCTCTGAGTCTACATCTTTTTCTGTTGGTACAGTGGTTGATGCTGTCACTGTGAAGGTTTGTTCCATATCTGATTCTGAGCTTTTAGTTAGTTCCCCTTATATGGCATTAGGTTATTTGAATGATTGTGGCGGATTGGATCTGTTTGATCGTTCCGTGCCATTTCATACCGGGGATTTGGCGCGCTTAGAAAATGGTGAGTTATTTATCTCAGGAAGAAAAAAGGATTCTATAAAAAAAGGTGGAGAACTGATCAACCTTTCAGAAATTGAAGATCTTATCCTTTCTGAAAATCTGTGTGATGAATGCCTTGCAGTGGGGCGTTTAGATGTTTTTTGGGGTGAAGTTTACGATGTATTCTTTATACCAAAGCAGAATTTGCGGAGTAATGAAGTTAAAGATGCACTAATTCGCTTATTGAATTGCAATTTATCGCAAATACAGCGCCCTTCATTAATCTCGGAAGTTGCCGATATACCAAAAACATCATCAGGAAAACCGATCAAAAGGCTTATTAGCTATGAAAATATCGATGCCGATCAATTTAGAAACTGA
- a CDS encoding cell division protein ZipA C-terminal FtsZ-binding domain-containing protein: MTELQIYSLVGAGGIVAAVYGFNWWQEYRFRQQANKAFARNQPDVLLNTPKNMVRKGDGQRLEPILEPTPVAESAPLYDENRLDQAEYDVPDLSEAQLSDAQLSNTSKSTLSDDMPDDIPEMPPAYRSMYTPPAPVEPIAPAYTEPTFSAPPPLAPVAPVVAAVPTLQQEVVDEVVLAGSLLDPALDFIAEVHAPDAISASEVPPFPANKRIQVLGLNQNKQWEMLNSTTRGRFKELRIGLQMADRQGALSQESLNAFCMGVQQFADALDASVTFPQRAAKLNLAAELDEFCASVDVLIGLNIPAGSRPLPMEKVRILAEQAGLVRNHADGTFQYRSDSGKTLFVLANQDQTPLMSTSQGLTLLFDVPRVAGGLAVFDYLADFAQNLAMALHCDLVDDNQKPLNAASLANIRKQLSGLYASMDDRGIAPGSMAALRLFA, from the coding sequence ATGACTGAGTTGCAGATTTATTCCTTAGTCGGTGCCGGTGGGATTGTCGCCGCAGTGTATGGATTTAATTGGTGGCAAGAATACCGCTTTCGCCAGCAAGCGAATAAGGCGTTTGCGCGCAATCAGCCCGATGTATTGCTCAATACGCCCAAAAATATGGTGCGTAAAGGCGATGGGCAGCGTCTTGAACCGATTTTAGAGCCAACGCCGGTCGCGGAATCCGCGCCACTTTACGATGAAAATCGCTTGGATCAGGCCGAATACGATGTGCCCGATTTAAGTGAAGCGCAATTGAGCGATGCGCAGTTGAGTAATACGAGCAAATCGACGTTAAGCGACGATATGCCCGATGACATTCCTGAAATGCCGCCAGCCTATCGCTCGATGTATACGCCGCCAGCGCCAGTAGAACCTATCGCGCCAGCTTATACTGAGCCGACTTTTTCTGCGCCACCACCGCTTGCACCTGTTGCGCCAGTAGTCGCTGCCGTACCGACACTGCAGCAAGAAGTCGTCGATGAAGTGGTATTGGCCGGCAGTTTGCTTGATCCAGCGTTAGATTTTATTGCCGAAGTGCATGCGCCTGATGCGATCTCTGCTTCTGAAGTGCCGCCGTTTCCAGCGAATAAGCGGATTCAGGTTTTGGGTTTAAACCAAAACAAGCAATGGGAAATGCTTAATAGCACCACGCGAGGCCGCTTTAAAGAATTGCGCATTGGCTTACAAATGGCCGATCGGCAAGGCGCTTTAAGCCAAGAGTCGCTGAATGCGTTTTGTATGGGTGTGCAGCAGTTTGCTGATGCACTGGATGCTTCGGTAACCTTTCCGCAGCGCGCTGCCAAGCTTAATTTGGCGGCAGAGCTGGACGAATTTTGTGCTTCGGTCGATGTATTGATTGGCTTAAATATTCCTGCTGGTAGCCGACCATTGCCGATGGAAAAGGTGCGTATTTTGGCTGAGCAAGCCGGCTTGGTGCGCAATCATGCCGATGGCACGTTCCAGTATCGTAGTGATTCAGGCAAAACCTTGTTTGTTTTAGCCAACCAAGACCAAACGCCGTTGATGTCGACTTCGCAAGGTTTAACCTTGCTATTTGACGTGCCGCGCGTAGCGGGTGGTTTGGCGGTGTTTGATTATCTGGCCGATTTTGCGCAAAACTTGGCGATGGCCTTGCATTGCGATTTGGTCGATGACAATCAAAAACCACTCAATGCTGCGAGTTTAGCCAATATCCGTAAGCAACTGAGCGGCCTGTATGCCAGCATGGATGATCGCGGTATTGCTCCCGGCTCAATGGCGGCATTGCGCTTGTTTGCCTAG
- a CDS encoding sodium-dependent transporter: MARSEWGSKIGFILAASGSAVGLGAIWKFPYVAGQNGGGAFLLVYLAITFSIGIAMLLAEMVIGRAAGLSAVGAFRTLAGPAWAWVGRMGLLCIFTIFSFYSVIGGWTLMYIGEALSGAALAKDTAFLGQHFTALISDPVNSIAYLIAFVGLTAAIVVGGVQKGIESVSKVLMPLLFVLMLVLIARALTLPGAMEGVMWFVTPDWSKVNDSMFIDALGLACFSLSVGCGTMIAYGSYLGRDIQLGNAAVWVAALAVVACLLAGLMVLPAVFAFGMDPAAGPGLTFITMPAVFASMPGGQFFAVAFFCLLLVAALTSSISMLEPIVSFLIDEFHWSRKTAVIVSLCAVILAAIPAALSFGVWSDAKLFNRTTFELMDYLASNLLLPLGGMASAICVGWVIWQRSSAEITQQGARAAWLPVFRLTSAVVAPALIAWVFVKGL, from the coding sequence ATGGCAAGAAGTGAATGGGGTTCAAAAATCGGTTTTATTCTTGCTGCATCAGGTTCAGCGGTCGGTTTGGGCGCGATTTGGAAGTTTCCTTACGTGGCTGGGCAAAATGGCGGCGGGGCATTTTTATTGGTGTATTTGGCGATTACTTTTTCGATCGGCATTGCGATGCTATTGGCTGAAATGGTCATCGGCCGCGCCGCAGGGCTGTCAGCAGTGGGTGCGTTTCGGACTTTAGCTGGACCCGCTTGGGCTTGGGTTGGTCGGATGGGCTTGTTGTGTATTTTTACGATTTTTTCTTTTTATAGTGTGATCGGTGGCTGGACCTTGATGTATATCGGCGAAGCCCTTTCTGGTGCTGCGCTGGCGAAAGATACTGCTTTTCTGGGCCAGCACTTTACGGCTTTGATATCCGATCCAGTGAATTCAATCGCGTATTTAATCGCCTTTGTCGGCCTTACCGCAGCGATTGTGGTCGGTGGCGTGCAAAAAGGCATTGAATCGGTCAGTAAGGTGTTGATGCCTTTATTGTTTGTGTTAATGCTGGTGCTGATTGCTCGAGCGCTGACTTTACCCGGTGCAATGGAAGGCGTGATGTGGTTTGTTACGCCCGATTGGAGCAAGGTCAATGACAGTATGTTTATTGATGCTTTGGGATTGGCGTGTTTTTCTTTGTCGGTTGGCTGCGGAACGATGATTGCCTACGGTTCGTATTTGGGGCGCGATATTCAGCTCGGCAATGCAGCAGTCTGGGTGGCCGCACTTGCAGTGGTGGCGTGTTTATTGGCCGGTTTGATGGTGTTGCCGGCGGTATTTGCTTTTGGCATGGACCCTGCTGCGGGGCCTGGTTTGACGTTTATTACCATGCCAGCGGTGTTTGCCAGCATGCCGGGCGGGCAGTTTTTTGCCGTGGCTTTTTTCTGCTTATTACTGGTTGCGGCACTGACGTCGTCGATTTCAATGCTTGAGCCGATTGTGAGTTTTTTGATTGATGAATTTCATTGGTCACGCAAAACGGCAGTGATTGTCAGCCTGTGTGCGGTGATTTTGGCGGCGATTCCGGCGGCTTTGTCATTCGGGGTTTGGTCTGATGCTAAATTATTTAATCGCACCACGTTTGAATTGATGGATTATCTGGCATCCAATTTATTGTTGCCTTTGGGCGGTATGGCCAGTGCGATTTGTGTCGGTTGGGTGATTTGGCAGCGCAGTAGTGCCGAGATTACGCAGCAGGGCGCACGTGCAGCGTGGTTGCCGGTATTTCGCTTAACCAGCGCCGTGGTGGCACCTGCTTTGATTGCTTGGGTGTTTGTAAAGGGTTTGTAA